In Quercus robur chromosome 10, dhQueRobu3.1, whole genome shotgun sequence, a genomic segment contains:
- the LOC126704312 gene encoding UBP1-associated protein 2A-like codes for MISSKNKNTNTNPATDLPCQPNTKATNTNPATNDDEDEDVEKLLEPFTKDHLVALIKKGVSKHPELIEIVRELADADPAHHKIFIHSLNWDTTVETLTSIFGKYGKIEDCKVVTDRVSGKSKGYAFILFKHQSDAWKALKQPQKQIGNRTTPLPRPMATPISC; via the coding sequence atgatTTCCAGtaagaacaaaaacacaaacacaaacccagcaacagATCTtccttgtcaaccaaacacaaaagcaacaaacacaaacccagcaactaACGACGATGAGGACGAAGATGTGGAGAAGCTTCTAGAGCCGTTCACGAAGGACCATCTCGTGGCTCTGATCAAGAAAGGAGTGAGCAAGCACCCGGAATTGATTGAAATCGTGCGTGAGCTCGCCGATGCGGACCCCGCCCACCACAAGATCTTCATCCACAGCCTCAACTGGGACACCACCGTCGAAACCCTCACCTCCATCTTTGGCAAGTACGGCAAGATCGAGGATTGCAAGGTGGTCACCGACCGCGTCTCCGGTAAGTCCAAAGGCTACGCCTTTATTCTCTTCAAGCACCAGAGCGATGCCTGGAAGGCTCTCAAGCAGCCCCAGAAGCAGATCGGTAATCGCACCACCCCATTGCCGAGACCCATGGCCACACCCATCAGTTGCTGA